From Streptomyces sp. NBC_00683, one genomic window encodes:
- a CDS encoding glutathione peroxidase — protein MTLHDIPLSTLTGEPTTLGAYEGSAVLLVNVASKCGLTPQYAGLERLQKEYGDRGFTVLGVPCNQFAGQEPGTAEEIQTFCSTTYGVSFPLLAKIDVNGEDRHPLYTELTKLTDAEGAAGDVQWNFEKFLISPAGEPVARIRPRTEPDAPEVIAAIEANLPQK, from the coding sequence ATGACCCTGCACGACATCCCGCTGAGCACCCTCACCGGCGAGCCGACCACGCTGGGGGCCTACGAGGGCTCCGCGGTCCTGCTGGTGAACGTCGCTTCCAAGTGCGGGCTCACCCCGCAGTACGCCGGCCTGGAGCGGCTCCAGAAGGAGTACGGCGACCGCGGATTCACCGTCCTCGGCGTGCCCTGCAACCAGTTCGCGGGCCAGGAGCCGGGTACGGCGGAGGAGATCCAGACGTTCTGCTCGACGACGTACGGGGTCAGCTTCCCGCTCCTGGCGAAGATCGATGTCAACGGCGAGGACCGGCACCCGCTCTACACGGAGCTCACGAAGCTCACGGACGCCGAGGGCGCGGCCGGTGACGTCCAGTGGAACTTCGAGAAGTTCCTGATCTCCCCGGCCGGTGAGCCGGTTGCCCGGATCCGCCCCCGTACCGAGCCGGATGCGCCCGAGGTCATCGCGGCGATCGAGGCGAACCTGCCGCAGAAGTAG